One genomic window of Lytechinus variegatus isolate NC3 chromosome 1, Lvar_3.0, whole genome shotgun sequence includes the following:
- the LOC121412442 gene encoding uncharacterized protein LOC121412442 has product MAVVFTLVILKGIMLLVVFHAYLTHGKSLNGLLERREECPMSCTCYNRTVHCSSMNLRKVPFNIPPRTNALYLNDNAIDKLDFGLLSRLSRLEELHLQSNKLEGIKEKDIEFLPQLRHVDLRDNPLVCDCSLAQVMGRTLDDTKKFNMILGDTKCVAPMQNEKRQASDVLRRLDCRHRSRRGEMQCHPRYCLNGGTCIEGYEGPFCECPDSFVGQYCERPNSDVVRIFLDDITANSVKVSWRPPHHVDVEKYFVTFREQSPAADPKHFWTREDYYIFVRLIPGSFYQVCIIGYLSEDDTLDECCKEFATQPHPSRPEPGYPDHPDHPDPHFPTTESRDREDVIHKAAVILGSIIGVCAFFIICLTLVYKFRTLSNTRNLDGRSPSPPIDAEAEAETEISQAPGSENDAGRDVFVVSVPTPEQPSAPPENEVLETDTAMPDPIPINRVLHALQPPSSRGQQEAPSQNTVVLYRPENRNTVEDLSRDNPSGTAPFFIVADGNHYPLDPALSQVLCSAMSRSNIPRQPLPNEPPPPYSERAEDTQLTQVSIRNRTESDHLSNVTCERNLDASLVDTLEEDK; this is encoded by the coding sequence ATGGCCGTGGTATTTACGCTAGTTATTCTGAAGGGCATCATGCTCCTGGTCGTGTTCCATGCATATCTTACCCATGGTAAATCTCTCAATGGGTTGTTGGAGAGGAGAGAGGAATGTCCAATGTCATGTACATGTTACAACCGCACAGTCCATTGCAGCTCCATGAACCTAAGGAAAGTGCCTTTCAACATTCCCCCAAGAACAAACGCGCTGTATCTGAACGATAACGCCATCGACAAGTTAGATTTCGGGCTTTTATCAAGACTCAGTAGGTTGGAGGAGTTGCATCTGCAAAGTAATAAACTTGAGGGAATCAAAGAGAAAGATATTGAATTCCTTCCTCAGTTAAGACATGTCGATCTGAGAGATAATCCTTTAGTGTGTGATTGCAGCCTTGCTCAGGTGATGGGAAGGACGTTAGATGatacaaaaaaattcaatatgatattgGGGGATACGAAATGTGTTGCACCTATGCAAAATGAGAAGAGACAAGCAAGTGATGTACTGAGAAGACTTGACTGCAGACATCGCAGTAGGAGAGGGGAAATGCAATGTCATCCAAGGTACTGTCTCAACGGTGGTACGTGCATCGAAGGCTACGAAGGGCCATTTTGTGAATGCCCAGATTCTTTTGTGGGTCAATACTGTGAGAGACCAAATTCAGATGTTGTGCGCATCTTTCTAGATGACATCACTGCTAACAGTGTGAAGGTATCATGGAGGCCACCACATCATGTTGATGTAGAGAAGTACTTTGTGACTTTCCGTGAACAGAGCCCTGCAGCCGATCCAAAACACTTTTGGACGCGAGAAGATTATTATATCTTCGTAAGACTAATTCCAGGGTCATTTTACCAAGTGTGTATTATAGGATATTTAAGTGAAGATGATACTCTAGATGAATGTTGCAAGGAATTTGCCACACAACCTCATCCCAGTCGTCCCGAACCTGGATACCCAGACCATCCAGACCATCCTGACCCTCACTTCCCAACTACTGAATCTAGAGACAGGGAAGATGTCATTCACAAAGCAGCTGTTATTCTAGGATCTATCATAGGTGTCTGTGCCTTTTTCATCATCTGCCTGACTCTGGTTTACAAATTCCGTACCCTGAGCAACACCAGGAACTTGGATGGAAGATCTCCTTCTCCTCCGATTGATGCCGAAGCCGAGGCAGAAACAGAGATCTCACAAGCTCCAGGCAGTGAGAACGATGCTGGCCGTGATGTCTTTGTGGTTTCCGTTCCAACTCCAGAACAACCATCAGCTCCACCTGAAAACGAAGTACTTGAAACAGATACTGCAATGCCAGATCCTATCCCAATAAACAGGGTCCTACATGCCCTACAGCCACCGAGTTCGCGAGGGCAGCAGGAGGCACCCTCACAAAACACTGTAGTACTATACCGTCCTGAAAACAGAAACACGGTAGAGGACCTGTCACGGGACAACCCCTCAGGAACAGCACCCTTCTTTATTGTGGCAGACGGCAACCACTACCCTCTCGATCCAGCTCTTTCACAGGTTTTATGCAGTGCAATGTCCAGAAGCAACATTCCTAGACAACCCCTTCCCAATGAACCACCACCACCCTACTCAGAGAGAGCAGAAGATACCCAACTAACCCAAGTCTCAATCAGAAACAGAACAGAGTCTGATCATTTGTCTAATGTTACATGTGAAAGAAACCTTGATGCATCATTGGTAGACACTCTAGAAGAAGACAAATAA